From Chloroflexota bacterium, one genomic window encodes:
- a CDS encoding BMP family ABC transporter substrate-binding protein yields the protein MPRFYHVIIFIFFVILTTACTPQPEEIAVPTAAASDDFTFGLILVGPSNDHGWSEAHYNGGLYIEQNMPNSKMLLSENLNPNARPEATLQGEVKKMIDNGAQLIFITSDDFSAETLIVARKYSQIYFVHISGDHALQGASPVNLSNYMGKMIYGKMIAGCAAALATENNAIGYVGPLINSETLRLANASYLGAKYCFDNYRDTEAESLRFRVEWIGFWFHVPGVTADPTEITNSLLDDGFDVILSGIDTIEPSTTTAERAAQGENVYTVPYDYENACQSVNEICLGVPYYNWGPGYLQFAEAVSYHAWKHTWVWAEPDWADLNNPDTSPVGFATGAALTPEQQEQLDQFIAGLGNGSINLFRGPLNLQDGSIYLRAGETASDEQIWNMPQLLKGMEGLSE from the coding sequence ATGCCCCGCTTCTATCATGTGATTATTTTTATCTTCTTCGTAATTCTTACGACAGCCTGCACGCCACAGCCGGAAGAAATTGCGGTACCCACGGCTGCAGCATCGGACGATTTTACGTTTGGGTTAATTCTGGTTGGTCCCAGCAACGACCACGGATGGAGTGAAGCGCATTATAACGGTGGTCTCTATATTGAACAAAATATGCCAAACAGTAAAATGTTGCTCTCCGAAAATCTAAACCCGAACGCGCGCCCGGAGGCCACCTTGCAAGGTGAAGTAAAAAAAATGATCGATAATGGGGCACAACTTATCTTTATCACCTCAGACGATTTTTCGGCTGAAACCCTGATTGTTGCCCGAAAATACTCTCAAATATATTTTGTGCACATCTCTGGAGACCACGCCTTACAAGGCGCAAGCCCTGTTAATTTATCGAATTATATGGGCAAAATGATCTACGGCAAAATGATCGCCGGATGTGCTGCCGCACTGGCTACCGAGAATAATGCCATTGGTTATGTAGGCCCGTTGATTAATAGCGAAACCCTGCGTCTCGCCAACGCTTCATATTTAGGGGCAAAGTATTGTTTTGATAATTACAGGGATACTGAAGCTGAATCATTACGTTTCCGCGTTGAATGGATAGGTTTCTGGTTTCATGTGCCCGGTGTAACTGCCGACCCCACCGAAATTACCAACTCGCTGCTTGATGATGGCTTCGATGTTATTCTTTCTGGCATTGATACCATTGAACCTTCTACAACAACAGCCGAACGCGCCGCACAGGGTGAGAATGTTTACACAGTGCCCTACGATTACGAAAATGCCTGTCAGAGTGTAAACGAAATTTGCCTGGGTGTACCCTACTACAACTGGGGTCCCGGATACCTGCAATTTGCTGAGGCAGTTTCCTATCATGCCTGGAAACATACCTGGGTTTGGGCCGAACCCGATTGGGCAGATCTCAACAATCCAGATACCAGCCCGGTTGGATTTGCGACGGGGGCAGCACTCACCCCTGAGCAACAGGAACAACTCGATCAATTTATCGCCGGTCTGGGCAATGGCAGCATCAATTTATTCCGGGGGCCACTCAATCTGCAAGATGGGAGTATATATCTCCGGGCAGGGGAAACTGCAAGCGATGAACAAATCTGGAATATGCCGCAACTTCTCAAAGGCATGGAGGGACTCAGCGAATAG
- a CDS encoding GAF domain-containing protein, producing MTDQQVHPPSQHTSQKELRTWQTQLVRGALRALVVIGVFAAIATAVNAYTNQVFWPIYFSFGLLLFMAVIGFGPNIPYTVQSSALLIVLYFIGLVNLISVGPSSESGGYFITLVFAAGLLYSRRSSITFLIISSLTFIAFGALVVSGRASPLIPTDITNLTGWVRHIVNLIMLGSVIVASLGYLMPRVATTIEQSRAAARELEAQRDILEEQVVSRTADLEHKNSQLVAATQVIRLASQIQSADDLISGIVHIISEEFKFYHCGIFILDEQRKFAILEAASSAEGMQALDNNFQLELGQANITQPIVERGHAQIYVGANSSSAALNHLELPEILSAIALPLRAGKEILGILDIQCREPNALMPEDIPVLQTLADQIALAMANTRLVQQLEKSLQAERSARGELTSSAWRDFIQSHQEQTRKSLDPQGILTTHSEKDILSIPIRVRGRSIGQIRAAKPSGQSAWSPSERAILQTLIDQLGVALDSARLYEETQQKAQQEELIGEATTRMRETLDLETVLKTAAQELRQALELAEVEVHLGSHPAAE from the coding sequence ATGACAGACCAACAAGTTCACCCACCATCACAACATACATCACAAAAAGAGCTGAGAACCTGGCAGACTCAATTGGTGCGCGGCGCATTACGTGCCCTGGTAGTGATTGGCGTTTTCGCAGCCATTGCTACGGCTGTAAACGCGTATACAAATCAAGTTTTTTGGCCGATCTATTTTTCCTTCGGCCTGTTGTTATTTATGGCGGTGATCGGGTTTGGCCCCAACATACCCTATACCGTCCAAAGTAGCGCGCTGTTGATTGTTTTATACTTCATAGGATTGGTGAATTTGATCTCGGTTGGTCCTTCCAGTGAAAGCGGAGGGTATTTCATCACCCTGGTTTTCGCAGCCGGATTGCTATACAGTAGAAGAAGTAGCATCACTTTTCTCATCATCAGTTCTTTAACTTTTATCGCCTTTGGCGCTCTGGTTGTATCAGGGCGCGCTTCACCACTCATCCCTACCGATATAACTAACCTGACAGGCTGGGTACGCCATATCGTAAACCTGATTATGTTGGGAAGTGTCATCGTGGCTTCACTGGGGTATCTCATGCCTCGGGTAGCCACCACAATTGAGCAAAGCCGCGCCGCCGCGCGAGAGCTTGAGGCTCAACGCGATATTCTTGAAGAGCAGGTCGTGAGTCGCACGGCTGACCTTGAACATAAAAACTCTCAATTAGTGGCTGCCACCCAGGTGATCCGTTTGGCTTCCCAAATACAAAGCGCTGATGATCTAATTAGTGGAATCGTCCATATCATTTCTGAAGAATTCAAGTTCTACCACTGCGGAATATTCATTCTAGATGAGCAAAGGAAATTTGCTATTTTGGAAGCGGCATCGTCCGCTGAAGGTATGCAAGCGCTTGACAATAACTTCCAGCTTGAGCTTGGGCAAGCCAATATCACTCAACCCATTGTAGAAAGAGGCCACGCCCAAATTTATGTGGGGGCCAATTCAAGTTCTGCCGCGCTGAACCACCTTGAATTACCCGAAATCCTGTCAGCAATTGCATTACCCCTGCGAGCGGGAAAAGAGATTTTGGGAATATTGGACATACAATGCCGCGAGCCTAATGCACTTATGCCCGAAGATATCCCCGTTTTGCAAACTCTCGCCGATCAAATTGCTCTGGCAATGGCGAATACTCGCCTCGTACAACAACTTGAAAAGAGTCTTCAGGCCGAACGCTCCGCACGCGGAGAACTCACCAGCAGCGCGTGGCGTGATTTCATCCAATCTCACCAAGAGCAAACCCGAAAATCTTTGGATCCACAAGGTATTTTAACTACACACAGCGAAAAGGATATTCTGTCCATTCCAATACGCGTGCGCGGCAGAAGCATTGGACAAATACGCGCGGCAAAGCCATCGGGGCAAAGTGCTTGGTCTCCATCCGAACGCGCAATCCTGCAAACCTTGATCGATCAATTGGGCGTTGCCCTCGATAGCGCCCGCCTGTACGAAGAAACACAACAAAAAGCCCAGCAAGAAGAACTAATCGGTGAAGCGACAACCCGCATGCGGGAAACACTGGACCTAGAAACCGTACTCAAAACGGCTGCACAAGAATTACGCCAGGCGCTCGAACTGGCCGAGGTAGAAGTCCATCTGGGCAGCCACCCTGCTGCCGAATAG
- a CDS encoding ParA family protein produces MTNIIAIASEKGGVSKTTTAVSIGGALVKSGREVLLIDLDPQASLTLALGTPPHTIRHSTADMLFTATTPIGLSRETSIAGLDLIPSNAELIMAERFLPIRKDYKNILKNLLANIQLYDTIILDCPPALGAITHNALVAANLLVIPTLPEYLSVYTLRNMLSIVRSIRMKDNPKLNYRILISMFDQRIGSHISISKQLRTTFKQAVCNTIIQVDTRLRDSTVAGIPITHFAANTRSAKEYRALAQELTQNV; encoded by the coding sequence ATGACAAATATCATTGCTATAGCCAGCGAAAAAGGTGGTGTATCGAAAACGACAACAGCGGTTTCGATCGGCGGCGCGTTGGTGAAATCCGGGCGGGAAGTGCTGCTAATAGACCTGGACCCCCAGGCCAGCCTCACCCTGGCATTAGGCACACCACCGCATACCATCCGCCATTCGACAGCGGATATGCTATTTACTGCTACAACACCGATAGGCCTCAGCCGCGAAACCAGCATCGCAGGGCTTGATCTGATCCCATCCAATGCCGAGTTAATCATGGCCGAACGTTTTTTGCCGATCCGGAAGGATTATAAAAACATCCTGAAGAATCTGCTCGCAAATATTCAACTCTATGACACCATCATCCTCGATTGCCCACCCGCTCTGGGCGCAATCACTCACAATGCACTGGTAGCGGCAAATCTATTGGTAATCCCCACACTGCCTGAATACCTGTCGGTATATACCTTACGAAATATGTTGAGCATCGTACGTTCGATCCGCATGAAAGATAACCCCAAATTGAATTATCGCATTCTTATCAGTATGTTCGATCAACGCATTGGTTCACATATCAGCATTAGCAAACAATTGCGCACAACCTTCAAACAAGCAGTATGCAATACAATTATCCAGGTTGATACCCGCCTGCGAGATAGCACTGTTGCCGGTATCCCCATCACACACTTTGCCGCCAACACTCGCAGCGCAAAAGAATATCGCGCCCTGGCTCAGGAGTTAACCCAAAATGTCTGA
- a CDS encoding GAF domain-containing protein, which yields MEHTPQLHPRRRSIRRQLLFGGLSISLLLIAASAMIFLQVNRLSTAAADFQSANAQAKAALRAEQASTKLIAVVSQLLPLEDADLFNASISETLDDLNVSRTTLQQFTQLPMNSSETEVEDALATINNLIGIAETMLNQANHAQWPSAQLRMGILIRDQQKFSNQITALVEQTQITEQKASDLLASARQAVIVYPTLALIISIVLTLLLALQTNRNIAQPIEKLTNAASKIAMGALDQRVEITREDEFGQLGNAFNVMAQQIQTSQAELEQRVAARTLDLELRARQLQAAAEVGQAATTIRDINDLFSQVTHLISERFDFYHAGIFLLDSTGEYAVLQAANSEGGQRMLARNHQLKVSETSIVGYATAQRQPRIALDVGRDAVYFDNPDMPETRSEMALPLMVGGKLLGALDVQSKRSAAFSDEDIVVLQVLANQLAIAIENARLFTENQETLETARRAYTTLSQESWQEFLRTQPQLGFLATSQQSVNVSKKPWTGEMIEAAQSGRNVRLDERTLAIPIVLRGHTLGVVRLKKDAAAPPWNTDEINLMDALIDQLEFALENARSHRDAQQRAARESLVTEITTKIRSTNNPQEMLEIAISELREALQAKRAQIMLQEN from the coding sequence ATGGAACATACCCCGCAACTTCATCCACGAAGGCGCTCTATCCGTCGTCAACTCTTGTTTGGTGGTCTGAGCATTAGTTTGTTGCTGATCGCAGCCAGCGCGATGATTTTTTTACAGGTCAATCGGCTCTCAACCGCCGCGGCTGATTTCCAAAGCGCCAATGCTCAAGCCAAAGCAGCCCTGAGGGCCGAACAAGCCAGCACAAAGCTAATTGCAGTTGTAAGCCAGCTATTGCCTTTAGAAGATGCCGATCTCTTCAATGCGAGTATCAGTGAAACACTGGATGATCTTAATGTCAGCCGGACAACGCTGCAACAATTTACCCAGCTCCCCATGAATTCATCTGAGACGGAAGTTGAAGATGCCCTTGCCACTATCAATAACCTCATCGGCATTGCCGAAACCATGCTGAATCAGGCCAATCATGCGCAGTGGCCAAGCGCGCAATTGCGCATGGGCATTTTGATCCGAGATCAACAAAAATTCTCAAATCAAATCACGGCCCTGGTTGAGCAAACCCAGATCACCGAGCAAAAAGCCTCCGATCTACTTGCGTCGGCGCGGCAAGCTGTGATTGTATATCCAACATTGGCGCTCATCATCTCGATTGTGCTCACCTTGCTTCTGGCGTTACAAACAAACCGCAATATTGCCCAACCGATTGAAAAACTCACCAACGCGGCCAGCAAAATTGCCATGGGGGCACTCGATCAGCGTGTTGAAATTACGCGCGAAGATGAATTTGGACAATTGGGCAATGCTTTCAATGTCATGGCCCAACAAATTCAAACCTCCCAGGCAGAGCTAGAGCAGCGCGTCGCTGCGCGCACGCTCGATCTGGAATTGCGGGCACGTCAGTTGCAGGCGGCTGCCGAAGTTGGGCAAGCTGCCACAACCATCCGCGATATTAACGACCTGTTCTCTCAAGTGACCCACCTTATCAGTGAGCGCTTCGATTTCTATCACGCGGGTATCTTCCTGCTGGATTCAACCGGAGAATACGCGGTGTTACAGGCAGCCAATAGCGAAGGTGGGCAGCGCATGTTGGCGCGCAACCACCAGCTAAAGGTCTCCGAAACCAGCATTGTTGGCTATGCAACGGCCCAACGCCAACCACGCATTGCGCTGGATGTTGGGCGCGATGCCGTATATTTTGACAATCCCGATATGCCTGAAACCCGTTCCGAAATGGCCTTACCACTCATGGTGGGTGGTAAATTGCTGGGGGCATTGGATGTGCAAAGCAAACGCTCCGCGGCTTTCTCCGATGAAGATATTGTTGTACTCCAGGTGTTGGCAAATCAGCTTGCGATTGCGATTGAAAATGCGCGCCTGTTCACTGAAAACCAGGAAACATTGGAAACTGCCCGCCGGGCTTATACCACACTCAGCCAGGAATCGTGGCAAGAATTCCTCAGAACACAACCACAACTGGGTTTTCTGGCTACCTCCCAACAGAGTGTCAATGTCTCCAAGAAACCGTGGACAGGTGAGATGATTGAAGCCGCCCAGAGCGGTCGCAATGTTCGCCTGGATGAGCGCACACTGGCGATCCCTATTGTGTTGCGCGGCCACACGTTGGGCGTAGTGCGTCTCAAAAAAGATGCCGCCGCTCCCCCCTGGAATACGGATGAAATCAACCTTATGGATGCATTGATTGACCAACTCGAATTCGCGCTCGAAAATGCGCGTTCACACCGTGATGCGCAACAACGCGCCGCGCGCGAGAGTTTGGTAACCGAAATCACTACAAAAATCCGCTCTACTAACAATCCTCAAGAAATGCTCGAAATCGCCATCAGTGAATTACGTGAAGCGCTTCAGGCCAAACGAGCACAAATTATGCTACAGGAAAACTAG